A genome region from Sphingobacteriaceae bacterium GW460-11-11-14-LB5 includes the following:
- a CDS encoding xylosidase: MRKLITLIFLVCTISAFAQKQKTYCNPINVDYGYTPFESFTEWGKHRATADPVIVNYKGDFYLFSTNQWGYWHSADMLNWKFHERKFLRPWNKTKDELCAPGVGIVGDTMVVFGSTYTKNFTLWGSTDPKGNKWFPLVDSLEIGGWDPSFFTDDDGKFYMYNGSSNNYPMYGVELDRKTFQPKGTRTPMYLLQSWRYGWQRFGEYMDDTFLDPFAEGAWMTKHNGKYYFQYGAPGTEFSGYADGVVVGSKPLFYDSPSVPQSDPLSYKGGGFSRGAGHGATFQDNSKNYWHISTSIICVKNTWERRMGIWPTGFDKDDVMWTNTAFGDYPLYLPAERKEGGPAGPGWMLINYKKPVTVSSTLGSFNANNAVDESIKTYWSAKTANNGEWIQTDLGSLATVNAVQINYADQDAEFIGKQTGIYHQYKILSSTDGKKWTTLVDKSQNKTDVPHDYIELQKPVKTRFIKMVNIHMPTGKFAISGLRVFGNGNGEKPTKVNNLIVLRTEKDKRSAYIKWQPVDRSFAYNLYYGTAPDKLYNCIMIHDFNEYWFKAMDSQKAYYFAIEAINENGVSAKTEVKKVD, from the coding sequence ATGAGAAAGTTAATTACATTAATATTTTTGGTCTGCACGATTTCCGCTTTTGCACAGAAACAAAAAACCTACTGCAATCCAATTAATGTTGATTATGGATACACACCCTTCGAATCTTTTACCGAATGGGGCAAACACCGGGCAACGGCCGATCCGGTGATTGTAAATTATAAGGGCGATTTCTACCTTTTCAGTACCAACCAGTGGGGTTATTGGCATAGTGCCGATATGCTGAACTGGAAATTCCACGAAAGAAAATTTCTTCGTCCATGGAACAAAACAAAAGATGAACTCTGTGCACCAGGAGTAGGCATTGTTGGCGATACCATGGTGGTTTTCGGCAGCACCTATACTAAAAACTTCACCTTATGGGGAAGTACCGACCCTAAAGGGAACAAATGGTTTCCATTGGTAGATTCGTTAGAAATTGGCGGCTGGGATCCATCCTTTTTTACCGATGATGATGGCAAATTTTACATGTACAATGGGAGCAGCAATAACTACCCCATGTACGGTGTAGAATTAGACCGCAAAACTTTTCAGCCTAAAGGTACGCGCACGCCTATGTACCTGCTTCAGAGCTGGCGTTATGGCTGGCAGCGTTTTGGCGAATATATGGACGATACTTTTCTCGATCCTTTTGCCGAAGGCGCATGGATGACCAAACATAATGGCAAATATTACTTTCAATACGGCGCACCGGGAACCGAATTTAGCGGTTATGCTGATGGTGTGGTGGTTGGAAGCAAGCCTTTATTTTACGATAGCCCATCTGTACCACAATCTGATCCTTTAAGTTATAAAGGCGGTGGATTTTCTCGCGGTGCAGGTCATGGTGCTACCTTTCAGGATAACAGCAAAAACTACTGGCACATTTCTACCAGCATTATTTGTGTAAAAAATACCTGGGAGCGCAGAATGGGTATCTGGCCAACAGGTTTTGATAAAGATGATGTGATGTGGACGAATACTGCCTTTGGCGATTATCCACTCTATTTACCTGCCGAAAGGAAAGAAGGTGGACCGGCGGGTCCGGGCTGGATGCTCATCAACTATAAAAAGCCGGTAACTGTTTCTTCTACATTAGGCAGCTTTAATGCCAATAATGCCGTTGATGAAAGCATTAAAACCTACTGGAGCGCCAAAACCGCAAATAACGGAGAATGGATCCAGACTGATCTGGGCAGCCTGGCTACCGTTAATGCCGTCCAGATTAATTATGCCGATCAGGATGCCGAATTTATTGGTAAACAAACGGGCATTTATCATCAATACAAAATCCTGTCTTCAACCGACGGAAAAAAATGGACTACCCTTGTTGATAAAAGCCAGAACAAAACCGATGTACCACATGATTATATCGAGCTCCAAAAGCCAGTTAAAACCAGGTTCATCAAAATGGTCAACATCCACATGCCTACAGGTAAATTCGCCATTAGCGGATTACGTGTTTTCGGAAACGGAAATGGTGAAAAACCAACAAAAGTTAATAACCTGATTGTACTGCGGACAGAAAAAGATAAACGCAGTGCCTACATCAAATGGCAACCCGTTGATCGTTCATTTGCCTATAATCTTTACTATGGTACAGCACCAGATAAATTGTACAACTGCATCATGATCCACGATTTTAACGAATATTGGTTCAAAGCAATGGACAGCCAAAAAGCGTACTATTTTGCTATTGAAGCAATAAATGAAAATGGCGTATCGGCAAAAACCGAAGTGAAGAAAGTTGATTAA
- a CDS encoding beta-glucosidase, translated as MKRANILVVFLTLLVLNGSAQTKKPVSTEEAKMNTFISNLMAKMTVDEKIGQLNLPSSGDITTGQANSSDISKKIREGQVGGLFNIKGVDKIKAVQKIAVENSRMKIPLLFGMDVIHGYNTVFPIPLGMSCVWDMNTVQKSARVAAIEASASGINWTFSPMVDISRDPRWGRISEGSGEDAYLGSQIAAAMVKGYQGKLQATNEILACVKHYALYGAAEAGRDYNTTDMSKVRMYNEYFPPYKAAVDAGAASIMASFNEVDGIPATGSKWLMTDVLRNQWGFKGFVVTDYTGIPEMIAHGMGDLQTVSALALNAGIDMDMVGEGFLGTLKKSLAEKKVGITQIDRACRLVLQAKYKLGLFADPYKFCNTERAEKEVFSPANRQVAREIAAESFVLLKNKNNVLPLKKSGTIGLIGPLADNTANMYGTWSVAALFDQSVTVLQGLKNVIGDKAKILTARGANFLADSTMEHRYVNIHNPTYKRDPRTEAEMIKEALEVAKKSDVIVATIGEGSEFTGESSSVTDIQIPETQKNLLKALAKTGKPVVLVLFTGRPLALNWEQENIPAILNVWFPGSEAGNAIADVLFGDVNPSGKLSTTFPQNVGQVPLYYAHKNTGRPLAEGKWFEKFRSNYLDVSNDPLYPFGFGLSYTSFTYSDVKLSANTLSKGKSITASVTLSNTGKYEGKEVVQLYIQDLVGSITRPVKELKGFQKINLKAGESKTITFNISENDLKFYNADLKFVAEPGDFKVFIGTNSRDVKETSFTLK; from the coding sequence ATGAAGAGAGCGAATATCCTGGTTGTTTTTTTAACCCTGCTTGTACTGAACGGATCAGCACAAACCAAAAAACCTGTTTCGACAGAAGAGGCAAAGATGAATACTTTCATCAGCAACCTCATGGCGAAAATGACTGTTGATGAAAAAATTGGTCAGCTGAACCTGCCTAGTTCTGGCGATATCACGACCGGACAAGCCAACAGCAGCGACATTTCTAAAAAAATCAGAGAGGGACAGGTAGGTGGATTATTTAACATCAAAGGTGTAGATAAGATAAAGGCAGTTCAAAAAATTGCAGTAGAAAACAGCCGCATGAAAATTCCTTTACTTTTTGGAATGGATGTGATCCACGGTTACAATACGGTTTTCCCAATTCCATTGGGCATGAGCTGTGTATGGGACATGAATACCGTACAAAAATCGGCCAGGGTTGCCGCAATAGAAGCCAGTGCAAGTGGTATCAACTGGACCTTCTCTCCTATGGTTGATATTTCGAGAGATCCACGCTGGGGCCGCATTTCAGAAGGAAGTGGCGAAGATGCTTATTTAGGTTCGCAAATTGCTGCCGCCATGGTAAAAGGTTATCAAGGAAAACTCCAGGCCACTAACGAAATTTTAGCCTGCGTAAAACACTATGCGCTTTACGGTGCAGCCGAGGCCGGTAGAGATTACAATACCACCGACATGAGCAAAGTGCGCATGTACAACGAATATTTTCCACCTTACAAAGCCGCTGTTGATGCTGGTGCAGCCAGCATTATGGCCTCTTTCAATGAGGTTGATGGCATCCCTGCAACTGGTAGCAAATGGTTAATGACCGATGTTTTACGCAATCAATGGGGTTTTAAAGGCTTTGTGGTAACCGATTATACCGGTATTCCTGAAATGATTGCACACGGCATGGGCGATTTACAAACGGTTTCTGCCCTGGCTCTAAATGCAGGCATTGATATGGATATGGTAGGCGAAGGCTTTCTGGGTACGCTAAAAAAATCATTAGCAGAGAAAAAAGTTGGCATCACACAGATAGACAGGGCTTGCCGCTTGGTGCTTCAGGCCAAATATAAACTGGGTTTATTTGCTGATCCTTATAAATTCTGCAACACAGAAAGAGCAGAAAAAGAGGTTTTTAGTCCAGCCAATCGTCAGGTTGCACGCGAAATTGCAGCAGAAAGTTTTGTGTTATTAAAAAACAAAAATAATGTACTTCCGTTAAAAAAATCAGGTACAATCGGTTTAATTGGCCCATTGGCAGATAACACGGCCAACATGTATGGTACCTGGAGTGTTGCTGCGCTTTTTGATCAATCGGTAACAGTACTTCAAGGTTTAAAAAATGTGATTGGAGATAAGGCGAAGATTTTAACCGCACGCGGGGCTAATTTTTTAGCAGATTCTACCATGGAACACCGTTATGTAAACATCCACAACCCTACCTACAAACGCGACCCACGCACAGAAGCTGAAATGATTAAAGAAGCTTTAGAAGTGGCCAAAAAATCGGATGTGATTGTAGCTACCATTGGTGAGGGTTCTGAGTTTACAGGCGAAAGTAGCAGTGTTACCGACATCCAGATTCCCGAAACACAGAAAAACCTGTTAAAAGCTTTGGCTAAAACAGGCAAGCCAGTGGTATTGGTATTGTTTACGGGCCGTCCCTTAGCCTTGAACTGGGAACAGGAAAATATCCCGGCTATTTTAAATGTATGGTTCCCCGGTAGTGAAGCAGGAAATGCAATTGCTGATGTACTTTTTGGTGATGTAAATCCTTCTGGCAAATTGAGTACCACTTTCCCTCAAAACGTGGGTCAGGTACCATTATACTATGCACATAAAAACACCGGTCGACCTTTGGCTGAAGGCAAATGGTTCGAAAAATTCCGTTCCAACTATTTAGATGTAAGCAATGATCCTCTATATCCATTCGGTTTTGGTTTAAGCTATACCTCATTTACTTACAGTGATGTTAAACTGAGCGCAAATACATTAAGCAAAGGAAAATCGATCACCGCATCGGTTACGTTAAGTAATACTGGGAAATATGAGGGTAAAGAGGTTGTTCAATTATACATTCAGGATCTTGTTGGAAGCATTACCCGCCCGGTTAAAGAGCTAAAAGGTTTCCAGAAAATTAATTTAAAAGCCGGAGAAAGTAAAACCATCACTTTCAATATTTCCGAAAACGATCTTAAATTTTACAATGCTGATTTAAAATTCGTTGCAGAACCCGGCGATTTTAAAGTATTTATAGGAACAAATTCACGCGATGTAAAAGAAACATCTTTTACGCTGAAATAA
- a CDS encoding phospholipase, with amino-acid sequence MKKIILTICILFSVLFLNAQDLKKYDKGSYIKGKDSIYYRILFPENFNPDQKYPIIFFLHGSGERGNDNASQLVHGGKLFLKNDLRKNFPAIVVFPQCPSNDFWANANFERDAKGKRRISFVEGGKPTKIMHALQGMVKNFLNKPYVNKKQVYVGGLSMGAMGTYELLRRERRKFAAAIAICGGDNTNNIKKYQKIPLWIFHGAKDDVVDPAFSIAIAERLKTVGDEVKFTLYPNANHNSWDSAFAEPELLSWLFSHKK; translated from the coding sequence ATGAAAAAGATTATTCTAACTATCTGCATTCTTTTTTCTGTACTCTTTTTAAACGCTCAAGACTTAAAAAAATACGACAAGGGAAGCTACATCAAAGGAAAGGATTCTATTTACTACAGAATTCTGTTTCCCGAGAATTTTAATCCCGACCAAAAATATCCAATCATCTTCTTCCTCCATGGAAGTGGCGAAAGAGGGAATGATAATGCCAGTCAACTCGTACACGGTGGAAAATTGTTTTTAAAAAATGATCTACGCAAAAATTTCCCTGCTATTGTGGTTTTCCCACAATGCCCATCAAACGATTTTTGGGCAAATGCCAACTTTGAGAGAGATGCCAAAGGCAAAAGAAGAATCAGTTTTGTAGAGGGTGGCAAACCCACCAAAATTATGCATGCGCTGCAGGGAATGGTTAAAAACTTCCTTAATAAACCCTATGTTAATAAAAAACAGGTATATGTAGGCGGTTTATCAATGGGCGCAATGGGTACCTACGAATTGTTAAGAAGAGAACGCCGTAAATTTGCCGCAGCCATTGCCATTTGTGGTGGAGACAATACCAACAACATTAAAAAATACCAGAAAATACCCTTATGGATTTTTCATGGTGCAAAAGATGATGTTGTTGATCCGGCTTTTTCTATTGCCATTGCCGAACGTTTGAAAACGGTTGGCGATGAGGTGAAGTTTACCCTGTATCCAAACGCCAACCACAATAGCTGGGACAGCGCCTTTGCCGAACCGGAGTTGTTAAGCTGGTTGTTTTCGCACAAGAAATAG
- a CDS encoding YebC/PmpR family DNA-binding transcriptional regulator — protein sequence MGRAFEFRKERKFKRWAKMAVQFTRIGKDIVMAVKESGPHPETNSRLRTAMQNAKAVNMPKDRVEAAIKRASDKSMANYEEIVYEGYAPHGVAVLIETATDNTNRTVANVRSYFNKTDGSLGKTGSLDFIFNRKSIFRFVPAEGLDLEELEFELIDAGLEELYVEADEEGNDIAVAQGAFENFGSLQKALEEKGIELKSSKLERIALSHHEVTEEQAADVMKLIDKLEEDDDVQAVYHNMAE from the coding sequence ATGGGAAGAGCATTCGAATTTAGAAAAGAGAGAAAATTTAAGCGTTGGGCCAAAATGGCGGTTCAGTTTACGCGTATTGGTAAAGATATCGTAATGGCGGTTAAGGAATCAGGACCTCATCCGGAAACCAACTCCCGTTTACGTACGGCTATGCAAAATGCGAAAGCCGTTAACATGCCAAAAGATCGGGTAGAAGCTGCAATTAAGCGTGCATCTGATAAATCGATGGCCAACTATGAAGAAATTGTATACGAAGGTTATGCGCCACACGGTGTAGCCGTTTTAATTGAAACTGCTACTGACAATACCAATCGTACGGTTGCCAATGTTCGTAGTTATTTTAATAAAACTGATGGCTCTTTGGGTAAAACCGGATCACTGGATTTTATTTTTAACCGCAAATCTATTTTCCGTTTCGTACCTGCAGAAGGTTTAGACCTGGAAGAATTAGAATTCGAATTAATTGATGCTGGTTTAGAGGAACTTTATGTAGAGGCCGATGAAGAAGGCAATGATATTGCTGTTGCGCAGGGCGCATTCGAAAACTTTGGCTCTTTGCAAAAAGCATTAGAGGAGAAAGGTATCGAGTTAAAAAGTTCAAAATTAGAGCGTATTGCTTTATCTCATCACGAGGTTACAGAAGAGCAAGCTGCTGATGTTATGAAATTGATCGATAAGCTGGAGGAAGATGATGATGTGCAGGCCGTTTACCATAATATGGCGGAGTAA
- a CDS encoding NAD-dependent epimerase codes for MQEKIVVLGSNGQIGTELVTMLRKIYGDDHVVACDIRRPDYDIKNSAPFEFVNVLDKEMINGIFHKYRPTQVYLLAALLSATGEQNPKLAWDLNMNGLLNVLDLALEYKTAKVYWPSSIAVFGPNSPKDNTSQYCVMDPNTVYGISKLAGERWCEYYNQKYGLDVRSIRYPGLISWKAAPGGGTTDYAIHIFHDALKKGSYQSFLSADTELPMMYMDDAIRGTIELMDAPADQISVRSSYNFGGVSFTPEVLAAEIRKHIPEFTLTYGANDPRQQIANSWPRSIDDNYAAKDWGWKPEFDLSKLTADMLKNLKK; via the coding sequence ATGCAAGAAAAAATTGTTGTTTTAGGCTCTAACGGGCAAATTGGTACCGAGTTGGTAACCATGTTACGTAAAATATATGGTGATGATCATGTAGTTGCATGCGATATACGCAGGCCGGATTATGATATCAAAAACTCTGCACCGTTTGAATTTGTGAATGTACTTGATAAAGAAATGATCAATGGTATTTTTCATAAATACAGACCAACACAGGTTTACCTTTTAGCGGCTTTATTATCGGCCACAGGAGAGCAAAATCCAAAGCTAGCCTGGGATTTAAATATGAATGGCTTATTGAATGTTTTAGATTTAGCTTTAGAATATAAAACTGCAAAAGTATACTGGCCAAGTTCTATTGCGGTATTTGGTCCGAATTCGCCAAAAGATAATACCTCACAATATTGTGTAATGGATCCGAATACTGTTTACGGAATCAGTAAACTGGCAGGAGAGCGCTGGTGCGAATATTATAACCAAAAATACGGATTGGATGTTCGTAGTATCCGTTATCCGGGATTAATCAGCTGGAAAGCTGCCCCAGGTGGTGGAACTACAGATTATGCGATCCACATTTTCCACGATGCATTGAAAAAAGGGAGTTATCAGAGTTTCTTAAGTGCAGATACAGAATTACCAATGATGTATATGGATGATGCCATCCGCGGTACAATTGAGCTGATGGATGCACCGGCAGATCAGATTTCGGTGCGCAGCAGCTATAATTTTGGTGGAGTAAGTTTTACACCTGAGGTTTTGGCTGCCGAAATCAGAAAACATATTCCGGAATTTACATTAACTTACGGCGCTAACGATCCTCGTCAGCAAATTGCAAATAGCTGGCCGCGTTCTATCGACGATAACTATGCAGCAAAAGATTGGGGATGGAAACCAGAATTCGATTTATCGAAACTGACAGCAGATATGTTAAAAAATTTAAAAAAATAA
- a CDS encoding twin-arginine translocation pathway signal protein: MHRREALKNVAFLLGGAISASTMGVLFESFTLPENEKNFVLYSLEDEKIFAEFADIIVPTTKSSAGAKAAGLGKFIPMMMKDCYPAAMQTSFAQGFKDLQAKSKKDFGKNYITLTPAERKKLMIDLRAIALAQKESKSEENKDLAYFFITARDLTLLGYYSSEIGCTKAREYVLIPGRYDGNAPLKPGQKSWAT; this comes from the coding sequence ATGCACAGAAGAGAAGCACTCAAAAACGTTGCATTTTTGCTGGGAGGAGCAATCTCGGCAAGTACAATGGGCGTTTTATTTGAAAGTTTTACGCTCCCGGAAAACGAAAAGAACTTTGTCCTCTATTCATTGGAAGACGAAAAGATTTTTGCTGAATTTGCTGATATTATTGTCCCGACGACCAAATCATCTGCTGGTGCCAAAGCTGCAGGCTTAGGAAAATTTATTCCAATGATGATGAAAGATTGTTATCCTGCGGCAATGCAAACCTCATTTGCACAAGGTTTTAAAGATCTTCAGGCTAAATCAAAGAAAGATTTCGGAAAAAATTATATCACTTTAACACCAGCTGAGCGTAAAAAACTAATGATCGATTTAAGGGCCATTGCGCTTGCCCAAAAAGAGAGCAAATCAGAAGAGAATAAAGATTTAGCTTACTTTTTTATTACCGCAAGAGATTTAACCTTACTCGGTTATTATTCTTCAGAAATTGGTTGCACCAAAGCACGCGAATATGTGCTTATTCCAGGCCGGTATGATGGCAATGCACCATTAAAACCAGGTCAAAAATCCTGGGCAACCTAA
- a CDS encoding GMC family oxidoreductase, whose amino-acid sequence MMNLNTNLKAENTYDAIVIGSGISGGWAAKELTEKGLRVLMLERGMNIEHITGYETAMKNPWDFKHAGKLTEEQKRTHPVQKRDYPYQEANEKWWVNDLECPYTEDKRFDWYRGFHVGGKSLMWGRQSYRLSDHNFEDNARDGHGSDWPVRYAELSPWYDYAERFAGISGSKENWPTCPDGQFLPPMDLNIVEKSVKARIEEHYKRERIMMIGRVANLTVPHKGRGNCQYRNLCSRGCPFGAYFSTQSSTLPAAMATKRLTLRPYSIVNHIIYDKDTKKAKGVMVIDAETNKTMEFYAKIVFVNGSTLGSTFVLLNSTSEAHPNGLGNGSGQLGHNLMDHHFRCGASGEAEGFDDKYTYGRRANGIYIPRYQNIGNDKRDYLRGFGYQGGASRANWQGDVAELSFGADLKQKMTTPGKWSMGLGGFGEMLPYYENKVYIDKTKKDKWGQPVLAIDCEYKENEKKMRVDMMNDAAEMLEKAGMKNIKTFDNGCYPGMAIHEMGTARMGNDPKTSVLNKWNQMHEVNNVFVTDGSCMPSIACQNPSLTFMALTARACDYAVKELKKKNI is encoded by the coding sequence ATCATGAATTTAAATACAAATTTAAAAGCAGAAAACACTTACGATGCTATTGTAATAGGATCGGGGATTAGTGGCGGCTGGGCTGCAAAAGAGCTTACTGAAAAGGGCTTACGCGTGTTAATGCTCGAAAGAGGAATGAACATCGAGCACATCACCGGTTACGAAACGGCCATGAAAAATCCTTGGGATTTTAAACATGCAGGTAAACTTACCGAAGAGCAAAAACGTACCCACCCTGTGCAAAAAAGAGATTATCCTTACCAGGAAGCAAACGAAAAATGGTGGGTAAACGATTTAGAATGTCCATATACTGAAGATAAACGTTTCGACTGGTACCGTGGTTTCCACGTGGGTGGAAAATCGTTAATGTGGGGTCGCCAAAGTTACCGTTTAAGTGATCATAACTTTGAAGATAACGCAAGAGACGGACATGGAAGCGACTGGCCGGTTCGATATGCAGAACTTTCGCCATGGTACGATTATGCTGAACGTTTTGCAGGGATCAGTGGTTCGAAAGAAAACTGGCCTACCTGCCCTGACGGACAGTTTTTACCTCCAATGGATTTAAACATTGTTGAAAAATCGGTAAAAGCACGTATCGAAGAACATTATAAAAGAGAACGGATTATGATGATTGGCCGTGTAGCCAATCTTACTGTGCCACATAAAGGACGTGGCAATTGCCAGTACAGAAATTTATGTAGCCGTGGTTGTCCGTTTGGTGCATATTTCAGTACTCAATCTTCTACCCTGCCTGCGGCTATGGCAACTAAACGTTTAACGTTAAGGCCGTACTCTATCGTAAATCATATTATTTATGATAAAGACACTAAAAAAGCTAAAGGTGTAATGGTTATTGATGCTGAAACCAACAAAACGATGGAATTTTATGCTAAAATCGTTTTTGTAAATGGTTCTACATTAGGTTCAACATTCGTTTTGTTAAACTCTACATCAGAAGCACATCCAAACGGGTTGGGCAATGGAAGTGGACAGTTAGGACACAATTTAATGGATCACCATTTCCGTTGCGGAGCATCTGGAGAAGCTGAAGGTTTTGACGATAAATACACTTACGGACGCCGTGCAAACGGAATTTATATCCCGAGGTATCAGAATATCGGAAACGACAAACGCGATTACCTGCGTGGTTTTGGATATCAGGGTGGTGCAAGCAGGGCAAACTGGCAAGGTGATGTGGCTGAATTATCTTTCGGTGCCGATTTAAAACAAAAAATGACTACCCCAGGCAAATGGTCTATGGGCTTGGGCGGTTTCGGAGAGATGTTACCTTATTACGAAAACAAGGTATACATCGATAAAACCAAAAAAGATAAATGGGGACAACCCGTATTGGCTATCGATTGCGAGTACAAAGAAAACGAGAAAAAAATGCGTGTGGATATGATGAATGATGCTGCCGAAATGTTAGAAAAGGCCGGTATGAAAAACATCAAAACATTCGATAATGGCTGTTATCCAGGTATGGCGATCCACGAAATGGGTACCGCAAGGATGGGTAACGATCCTAAAACTTCTGTATTGAATAAATGGAACCAGATGCATGAAGTAAATAACGTTTTTGTAACCGACGGATCGTGTATGCCATCAATCGCTTGCCAAAACCCATCGTTAACATTTATGGCTTTAACTGCCCGTGCCTGCGATTACGCTGTAAAAGAATTAAAGAAAAAGAATATCTAG
- a CDS encoding oxidoreductase gives MKRKLRMGMIGGGKDAFIGAVHRLAANMDGLIELSAGALSVNPEIGYESGKLLFLPDNRIYTNYEEMLTKESELPADERIDFVTIVTPNFAHFAPAMMALDKGFNVVIEKPMTLTLEEAKQLQAKVEETGLTLCLTHTYSGYPMVKQAKQMVSEGALGAIRKIMVEYPQGWLSTLSEREGNAQAAWRTDPSKTGKSGSMGDIGTHAAHLAEYITGLKITKICADLNIVVPGRAIDDDGNVLLKFDNGANGVLVASQIAAGEENALKIKVYGEKGGMEWHQMEPNTLIVKWLNAPAQIYRTGNGYMGSFAQHNTRTPGGHPEGYLEAFANIYRNFALTVDAKLNNEQPTAAMLDFPGTEDGIRGMAFIENVVASSQSDQKWLDYKL, from the coding sequence ATGAAAAGAAAATTAAGAATGGGCATGATAGGCGGTGGAAAAGACGCTTTTATCGGTGCCGTACACCGTTTGGCTGCCAATATGGACGGCCTTATTGAATTATCTGCCGGAGCTTTAAGTGTAAATCCTGAAATTGGCTACGAATCTGGAAAACTCCTTTTTCTTCCGGATAACAGAATTTATACCAATTACGAAGAAATGCTGACGAAGGAAAGTGAATTGCCAGCAGATGAAAGAATCGATTTTGTAACCATCGTTACGCCAAATTTTGCTCACTTTGCCCCTGCAATGATGGCTTTGGATAAAGGTTTTAACGTAGTCATCGAAAAACCGATGACCTTAACTTTAGAAGAAGCAAAACAGCTGCAAGCTAAAGTAGAAGAAACTGGCTTAACATTATGTTTAACCCACACCTACTCGGGTTATCCAATGGTTAAACAAGCCAAACAAATGGTGAGTGAAGGTGCTTTGGGTGCGATCAGAAAAATCATGGTCGAATATCCTCAAGGCTGGTTAAGTACCCTATCTGAGCGTGAAGGAAATGCACAGGCAGCCTGGCGTACCGATCCATCTAAAACCGGAAAAAGTGGTAGCATGGGCGATATCGGTACACACGCCGCTCATTTGGCAGAATATATCACTGGTTTAAAAATCACTAAAATCTGTGCAGATTTAAATATTGTTGTTCCAGGTAGAGCGATTGACGATGATGGAAACGTATTGTTAAAATTCGATAATGGTGCTAACGGTGTTCTGGTAGCATCGCAAATTGCTGCCGGAGAAGAAAATGCTTTGAAAATTAAAGTTTATGGCGAAAAAGGTGGTATGGAATGGCACCAGATGGAACCAAACACCTTAATTGTGAAATGGTTAAATGCCCCTGCTCAAATCTACAGAACAGGCAATGGTTACATGGGCAGTTTCGCTCAGCACAATACCCGTACACCAGGTGGCCACCCGGAAGGTTACTTGGAAGCATTTGCAAATATTTATAGAAATTTCGCATTAACAGTAGATGCAAAGTTGAATAACGAACAACCTACGGCTGCAATGTTAGACTTTCCAGGTACTGAAGATGGTATTAGAGGTATGGCATTTATCGAAAATGTAGTGGCCTCCAGCCAATCAGACCAAAAGTGGTTAGATTATAAATTATAA